The Lycium ferocissimum isolate CSIRO_LF1 chromosome 1, AGI_CSIRO_Lferr_CH_V1, whole genome shotgun sequence genome includes a region encoding these proteins:
- the LOC132053692 gene encoding probably inactive leucine-rich repeat receptor-like protein kinase IMK2: MGDQDRVFSSFEPYPFRVNEFLTRKGAWRCIISDDEKEKWKMEDGVSTSLRCSKRFFLFAQFFLLFQLLISGIQPALGQDWDGIIITASDFQALQAFKQELIDPKGFLKSWNDSGIGACSGDWVGIKCAQGQVIVIQLPWRGLGGRITEKIGQFQALRKLSLHDNVIGGSIPSTLGLIPNLRGLQLFNNMLSGSVPASLGLCPLLQTLDLSNNSLSGTIPPSLVNSTKLYRLNVSYNSLSGSIPTSLTQSPSLIFLDLKYNNLSGSIPDSWDGNGKSLVQLQSLTLDHNSFTGSIPASLGKLNELLDLSISHNQMTGVIPSDVGRLSRLRTLDLSYNAINGSLPDSFFNLSSLVVLNLESNQLDDQITAAINKLQKLTFLNLRSNHFSGDIPVTIGNISALRQLDLAHNNLSGEIPASLGDLPNLSAFNVSYNNLSGPVTTDLAQKFNSSAFVGNLQLCGYSPSTPCPISPATQAAPSTETPKKRGRKLSTKDIILIAGGALLIILVLLCCILLCCLIRKRAAAKAGKDGEATGRTGAAARGEKGVPPTAGEVEAAGGGDTGGKLVHFDGPIVFTADDLLCATAEIMGKSTYGTVYKATLEEGDQVAVKRLREKITRGQREFETEVNILGKIRHPNLLALRAYYMGPKGEKLLVFDYMPKGSLATFLHARGPDTPIDWATRMKIAKGTARGLLFLHTNSNIIHGNLTSSNVLLDENTNAKIADYGLSRLMTAAANANVIATAGALGYRAPELSKLKKANTKTDVYSLGVIILELLTGKSPGEAMNGVDLPQWVASIVKEEWTNEVFDLELMRDASVIGDELLNTLKLALHCVDPSPSARPEVQQVLPQLEEIRPETATSSGDDGAAAPSASDE, encoded by the exons ATGGGAGATCAAGATCGAGTTTTTAGTAGTTTTGAGCCATACCCTTTTCGAGTTAACGAGTTTTTAACCCGAAAAGGAGCTTGGAGATGCATAATTTCTGATGATGAGAAGGAAAAATGGAAGATGGAAGATGGTGTTTCTACCTCATTGAGGTGTTCAAAAAGGTTCTTTTTGTTTGCCCAATTTTTCTTGTTATTTCAGCTACTAATATCTGGAATTCAGCCAGCTTTAGGTCAAGATTGGGATGGGATAATTATCACAGCATCAGATTTTCAAGCATTACAAGCATTTAAGCAAGAGTTGATTGATCCAAAAGGGTTCTTGAAAAGCTGGAATGACAGTGGAATTGGAGCTTGTTCTGGTGATTGGGTTGGTATTAAATGTGCTCAAGGACAAGTTATTGTAATCCAGCTTCCATGGAGAGGTCTAGGTGGAAGAATTACTGAAAAAATTGGGCAATTTCAAGCTCTTAGAAAGCTTAGCCTCCATGATAACGTCATTGGTGGTTCAATTCCTTCTACTTTGGGTCTCATACCCAATCTTAGAGGACTTCAACTCTTCAACAATATGTTGTCTGGTTCTGTTCCTGCTTCTCTTGGTTTATGCCCTCTTCTTCAAACACTTGATCTTAGCAATAACTCATTGTCTGGTACAATTCCACCTAGTCTCGTTAATTCAACTAAGCTTTATAGGCTTAACGTTAGCTACAATTCTTTGTCTGGATCTATCCCCACAAGTCTCACACAATCTCCTTCCCTCATTTTCCTTGacctcaaatataataatctttCAGGTTCAATTCCAGATTCTTGGGATGGAAATGGAAAAAGCCTCGTCCAACTCCAGTCCCTTACACTTGATCATAATTCCTTCACTGGAAGCATTCCTGCTTCTTTAGGAAAGTTGAATGAACTTCTTGATCTTTCAATTAGTCATAACCAAATGACTGGAGTTATCCCAAGTGATGTTGGGAGACTTTCTAGACTTAGAACACTTGATTTGTCTTACAATGCCATTAACGGAAGCTTGCCTGATAGCTTCTTCAATCTATCCTCACTTGTGGTCTTGAACTTGGAAAGCAACCAACTTGATGATCAAATTACAGCAGCCATAAACAAATTGCAAAAACTCACATTTCTCAATTTGAGGAGTAACCATTTTAGTGGTGATATTCCAGTCACTATAGGAAACATTTCTGCTCTTAGACAACTAGATTTAGCTCATAACAATCTAAGTGGAGAAATCCCAGCTTCTTTAGGTGATTTACCAAATCTTAGTGCCTTCAATGTCTCATATAACAATCTGTCTGGTCCTGTTACAACTGATCTTGCTCAGAAATTCAACTCGAGTGCCTTTGTGGGAAATCTTCAGTTATGTGGTTACAGTCCTTCAACCCCATGTCCAATATCTCCAGCTACCCAAGCAGCTCCATCCACCGAAACACCAAAAAAACGAGGTCGTAAACTAAGTACTAAGGACATAATTCTCATAGCAGGAGGGGCACTTCTCATAATTTTGGTTCTGCTATGTTGCATTCTCCTATGCTGTTTGATCAGGAAACGAGCTGCAGCGAAAGCAGGGAAGGATGGTGAAGCCACCGGTAGGACGGGTGCAGCAGCTAGAGGTGAAAAGGGTGTTCCACCAACTGCTGGAGAGGTTGAAGCAGCAGGAGGAGGAGATACAGGAGGAAAACTTGTCCATTTTGATGGACCTATTGTATTCACAGCAGATGATCTTCTATGTGCAACTGCCGAAATAATGGGAAAGAGCACTTATGGTACAGTATATAAGGCCACGTTAGAGGAAGGCGATCAAGTGGCTGTGAAAAGATTGAGAGAGAAGATCACAAGAGGTCAAAGGGAATTTGAGACTGAAGTCAATATTCTTGGAAAGATCAGGCATCCAAATCTTCTCGCGCTTAGAGCATATTACATGGGTCCCAAAGGAGAGAAACTTCTTGTTTTTGACTACATGCCTAAAGGAAGTCTGGCAACTTTTCTTCATG CTCGCGGCCCTGATACACCAATTGATTGGGCAACAAGGATGAAAATAGCAAAGGGTACAGCAAGGGGCTTGCTCTTCCTTCATACAAATTCCAACATCATTCATGGGAATCTTACATCCAGCAATGTTTTACTTGATGAAAACACAAATGCAAAGATTGCAGATTATGGTCTTTCGCGCCTTATGACTGCTGCTGCAAATGCAAATGTGATTGCAACTGCTGGAGCACTTGGCTATCGGGCACCTGAACTTTCCAAGCTCAAAAAGGCCAACACGAAGACAGATGTATACAGCCTCGGAGTCATTATACTGGAACTTCTAACTGGGAAGTCTCCAGGAGAGGCGATGAATGGTGTGGATTTGCCTCAATGGGTTGCATCAATTGTGAAAGAGGAGTGGACCAATGAGGTGTTTGATCTAGAACTAATGAGGGATGCATCAGTTATCGGTGATGAATTATTGAATACCCTGAAATTGGCTTTGCACTGTGTTGATCCGTCGCCATCAGCTAGACCAGAAGTTCAGCAAGTTCTCCCGCAACTTGAAGAAATTAGACCTGAAACAGCTACGAGTTCTGGGGATGATGGTGCTGCGGCTCCCTCAGCAAGCGATGAATAG
- the LOC132053700 gene encoding sorting nexin 2B-like, producing MMGYENQSYEESHLYTSKKEMESLVLNDDDSSNGPHPFSDPLSSSSLPFAEIPTEQSQSPNPNSFNSILEPPSYAEAIFRSFDADHSSPEINGHDHHSIASPSSSSSSPSSSSEFLSITVSDPQKEQELSTSLVPGGTNYVTYLITTRTNLPEFDGTEFSVRRRFRDVVTLSDRLAESYRGFFIPLRPDKSVVESQVMQKQEFVEQRRAALEKYLRRLAAHPVIRRSEELRLFVQANGKLPLVRNTDVASRMLDGAVQLPKQMFGESVGGMVGANEVAQPAKGGRDLLRMFRELKQSVANDWGGVKPPVVEEDKDLLEKKQKLQDFEQQLSNLSQQAEALVKAQQDIGETMGQMGLAFVKLTKFETEQAVYDSQRTRAADMKNVATASVKASRLYRELNAQTVKHLDKLHEYLGVMLAVNNAFSDRSSALLTVQTLLSDLSSLRSRIEKLETASSKIFGGDSSRIHKIEELRGTLRVTEDAKSSAVREYERIKENNKNELERFEKERHDDFLGMLKGFIVNQAGYAEKMANVWETVAEETSGYAKHGS from the exons ATGATGGGATATGAGAATCAGAGTTACGAAGAGTCCCATCTTTACACATCCAAAAAGGAAATGGAATCTCTTGTCCTCAACGACGACGATTCATCCAACGGCCCTCATCCTTTCTCCGATCCACTTTCCTCTTCATCTCTACCCTTCGCTGAAATCCCAACTGAACAAAGTCAAAGCCCTAATCCTAATTCCTTCAATTCTATCCTCGAACCTCCTTCGTACGCTGAAGCTATTTTCAGATCCTTCGATGCAGATCACTCTTCTCCTGAAATCAACGGTCATGATCATCACTCTATCGCTTctccttcatcatcatcatcatctcctTCATCCTCCTCTGAGTTTTTGAGTATCACCGTTTCCGATCCACAGAAAGAGCAAGAACTCTCGACTTCCCTCGTGCCAGGCGGAACAAATTACGTTACGTACCTAATTACTACAAGGACGAATTTACCTGAGTTTGACGGAACTGAATTTAGCGTTCGGAGGAGATTTAGAGACGTGGTGACTCTATCTGACCGATTAGCCGAGTCGTACAGAGGTTTTTTCATTCCGTTAAGGCCGGACAAGAGTGTAGTTGAGAGTCAG GTGATGCAGAAACAGGAGTTTGTGGAACAGAGGAGAGCAGCACTGGAGAAGTACCTGAGGAGATTAGCTGCGCATCCTGTGATAAGGAGAAGTGAGGAGCTAAGGCTGTTTGTACAGGCGAATGGGAAGCTGCCGTTGGTGAGGAATACAGATGTGGCGTCGAGGATGTTGGATGGAGCGGTGCAGCTACCGAAACAGATGTTTGGTGAGTCGGTTGGGGGAATGGTGGGTGCGAATGAGGTGGCTCAGCCTGCCAAGGGAGGTAGGGACTTGTTGAGAATGTTTAGGGAGTTGAAACAATCTGTGGCTAATGATTGGGGTGGTGTGAAGCCACCTGTAGTGGAGGAGGACAAGGACTTATTGGAAAAGAAGCAGAAGTTGCAGGATTTTGAGCAGCAACTCAGCAATTTGTCTCAGCAG GCTGAAGCACTTGTGAAAGCTCAGCAGGATATTGGAGAAACCATGGGGCAAATGGGCCTAGCTTTTGTCAAGTTAACAAAGTTTGAGACAGAGCAAGCAGTTTATGATTCACAAAGAACAAGGGCTGCTGATATGAAGAATGTGGCAACTGCTTCTGTAAAGGCAAGCAGACTATATAGGGAGCTAAATGCACAAACCGTCAAACATTTG GATAAGCTCCATGAATACCTTGGAGTGATGTTAGCTGTGAACAATGCATTTTCCGATAGGTCAAGTGCTCTTTTGACTGTACAGACATTGTTGTCTGATCTATCATCACTAAGGTCGAGGATCGAGAAACTTGAAACTGCTTCATCTAAGATATTTGGTGGGGACAGCTCCAGAATTCACAAAATAGAAGAGCTCAGGGGAACTCTTAGAGTTACTGAAGATGCCAAAAGTTCTGCTGTGAGGGAGTATGAGCGGATCAAG GAAAACAACAAGAATGAGCTTGAGAGATTTGAGAAGGAAAGACATGATGACTTCTTGGGAATGTTGAAAGGATTTATTGTCAATCAG GCAGGATATGCAGAAAAGATGGCAAATGTTTGGGAGACGGTTGCCGAGGAAACAAGTGGATATGCAAAACATGGTAGCTGA